The genomic region TTAGAAATTGAAATTCTTTCGCCTGAAGAGGATGCTCATTTTAATTTAAATGATTCAATAAGATTAAAAGTCGGATTGAAAAAGGGTAAATGGAATCAAATAAAAGAAATTAATTGGTATTTCAATGACAATAAAATTGCTAATGGAAGGGATGCTCTCGTTTCAAATGTTGGCGAAGGTGATATTATAATTAGAGTTGAAGTCATTGACATTCTTGATGAAGTATATACTAAAGAAATCAATATCAATATCTCTGATAAACCAGTACTTGAAATATTAGAACCAAAAAATAATTCAACATTTAAATACGGTGATGAAATAAAAGCTGTAGGTACTGTATATATTACAACATTAGAAGGAAGAAAAAAACTTGATACAAATGATATTACCTGGTATGTAGATGGTGATGAGATTGAAAATGGTGGTGTCGTATTTATTGAAAATTTAAAACCAGGTGAACACACAATTCAGGCAGAATATAAAGATTTAACATCCGAAATAAATATAAAAATTTTAGAGCCAGCTAAGGCAGAAATATTAGAGCCTGATGAGCTTGCTTTCAATCCCGGAGATAAGCTAACAATAAAGGGTAAAGGTGATGGAATTTTAACCTGGTATCTAAATGAAAACGAAATTGGAAATGGAAGTATTTTAAATTTAGATACTCAAAATATAACTTCAAAATCCAAATTAACTCTAAAAGCCATATTTAATGATATTGAAAGTGAATACTCCATAACATTATTACCAAATTCCAAACCTGTAATAAATTGGGAATCTCCAGATAACGAAGAAAAATTTGTTTCAAATGCAAATATTCCTATCAATGTAAAAGTAGAAGATAAAGAAGATGGATTATTATCATATGAATTATATATTGATGGAAAAAAACTTGGTGAAAATATTGATTCAATATTTGCCGGAACATTAAAAGCAGGTCCTCATACTTTAAAAATTATTTCAAAAGATAAACTTGGTGTTGAAGTTAGCGAAGCAAGAAAAATTATTATTAATCAAAAACCTAATCCAACTATAATTTCTCCACAAAATGGTCAGGAAATAACCGCCGGAATGACACTTACACTTGAAGCTATCGTACAAGATGATGATCAGATAAATGAAGATAAAATCATATGGATGATTGATGGCGAACAAATTGGTAGCGGCCTAAAAATAGGGTATACAAAAATATTATCAACAGGAGAACATTTTATAGATTTATATGTTGAAGATTCAATGGGAGAATACGTACAATTATCTTCAGATATAATAGTTGTTGAAAAACCTAATATACGAATTACTCAACCTATAGACGGCTCAGTAATAAACATTGGAAATACACTTGTATTACAAGCTGAAGCCTTCAAAGGCCCTAACCTCCCATATGAAGATGATAAAGTGACCTGGAAAATAGATGGAGTAATTACTGGAACAGGTAAAAGATTAGAAGTAAACACAAACTCTTTAATTTCAGGCGAACATGCAATTACAGCTATGGTAGAAAATGTTTCCGATACTGTTAGAATAATGATAAATACTCCTCCAAACATAGATATCACACAACCCTTGGACGGAAGCATATTAAGCACAAAAGATCTTATTATATTTAATTCCTCAATAAGTGATTTAGAAAATAATGTAAAACCAGAAAATATTAAATGGATTATTAACGGGGAAGAAAAAGGCTCAGGTATTTCCTATAATGCTGGAAACCTTGGTGTCGGTGACTATAGAGTTACAGCAAAAATTACTGATGATAATGGATTATCAAATGAAAAAACTATTTCTATAAAGGTCATATCACCTTTAAAAACAGACATAACATCACCTGAAAATAATTCAGGCTTCTCACAAACTGATATTATTAACTTAAGCGCAAATATTTCTGGTGGATTAGAACCGTATAATATAACCTGGACAATAAAACAACCAAATACTCCAGATAAAACATTAAATGGAAATAATTTGACTTTAAACGCATTTGACTTAAATCCAGGGAAAGCTTTAATTACCTTTGAAGTTAAAGATTCTTTAGGTAATGTATATACTGAAACTCGTGAAATTACCATTTTTGAAAAAATAAAAGTTAAAATAGTAAAACCAGAAAATGGCCAGGTATTTGTAAAAGGTCAGGAAAATATAAATGCCGTAGCACAATTATTTAATGAAAAAGGGAAAAATGCAACTGTTGAATGGTTACTTAATGATCAAAAAGTCGGTGAAGGAAATGTTTTAAATCTTGATACAAAAGATATGCCAAATGGAAATTATATATTAAAAGTTATTGTCAAATCAAAAAAGGAAGAAGATAGCGATTCAATAAATATAGCTATTAGGGAAAAGTTGAAAGTTAAAATAATATCCATATATGATACTGTTAAATCTGAAAATGAAATTGAATTAAAAGCCTTTGCACTTGACCCATTAGATGGGGAAATTGAAAATATAGAGTGGAATTCCAACCTGCAAGGAACTCTAGGTACTGGAAAAGAAATAAAAATTAAATTAATTCCTGGAAGTCATATAATAACTGCTACTGCAAAAAATTCAAAAGGCAAAACAGCTAAAGATTCTATAAATATTTTAAGTATTGGCGAAACGAAAATGTCTATTGAATCTCCAAATGATGGTGATATATTTACGGGTTCTGTAGAAATACCATTTAAAGCTAAAGTAATGGATGCTGATGGTTCTGAAATATCTCCAGAAAACATTATCTGGATTTCAAGTATCGACGGACAAATAGGAAATGGTACTGAAATAAATAAAAAATTAAGTGCGGGAAAACATGAAATAACATTAAGTGCTATGAGTAAATATAATGGATCTATTACAAAGAAAATATCCATACAGGTATTAGAAGAAGCAAAAGTAGAACAAAAATTAGTAATAGATGTTGAAGATGGCCTTTTAGTAATACAAAATCAGCCAGTTGAATTAAGTGCATATAAAATAGGTGTAGAAGGAGATATAGTATGGACATCAGATATCGATGGAGAATTGGGTACCGGTGATACAATAGAAGCTATCCTTTCAACACCTGGAGAACATGAAATAACTGCCAGTGTTGGAGATATATCAAAATCTGTAAAAGTTAAAGTAATTCCATATAAAGAAAAGAGGGAGGTTATAGCAGTTGTCATCGGGTTGAAAGGGGTTGCCTCAACTAAATATAAAGACAATACAAATGATTTAAAAATATTATCCCCTCTATATAATGGCGACACTTTAATAATTTATAATGAGACAGAAATAAAATTAGCGTTCAAAGATGGATCACAAAAAACTTATACAATAAATACAAATGAAGGTACTAGGTTTGAAGACAGAAGAGAAATTACATTTAATGAGTGAAGGGGGGATAAAAAATGAAAAACAAAATATTAATAATAATTTTTATATTGATAATTTCAATGATAGCATTTTCTCAGGAAGTACTATATAAAAAACAGGTATATGAAGGGCAAAACGTAAAAATAGCTGTAAATTTTAAATCTGGTCAAACATTTAGTGAGGCAAAATTATTCTTTAAAGTATATGATGAAAGAAAATTCAATATATTAAAACTAAGAGTTTTCCAAAGTTCTGCAGAAGCTGTCATTCCGGCAGCTCTGCTTACTACAACAAAATATAGCTTTTATATCCAATTAATAGACGATAAAGGAGTAGTTCAAAGATTTCCAGAAGGTTTTGGTAATTATTATCAATTCGAAGTGTTACCTGATACTTTAAGTCCTAAAATCAAATTTATATCTCCTTTAAATGGACAAAATTTCTTTGATAATGAATTAATACCAATTGCTATATTATTGGATGAAAATGAAACAGGCATAGATCCTAATAGTATTGTTTTTAAAATAAACGATAAACCTATAGAAAATTTTAACCTCGAAGGGAATTTATTGACATATAAACTCACTAATGCTCCTTTCGGAGAATACAACATATTTGTTAAAGTAGCAGATAAAAAGGGAAATACTTCTAAACCAGTTGAAATAAAAGTAACAATGAAAGAAAAAGGACCAACATTAGTAGAGTTTACCTTTAATAAAAGTTATGAATTAGCTTCTGAATTTAAATTTGAAAGTAAAATTTCAACATCAAATGAACTCGTAGAAAAAAATATTCTGGATTCTTTAGATATGAACTTTTCTCAAAATATCGATTTAGGTGCA from Marinitoga aeolica harbors:
- a CDS encoding Ig-like domain-containing protein — protein: MENFKKYFSLFMILMIFIVSFATVKNVTIRTKNIDTWDFNVSTDYAIITPGIILNGDLFSATVKNDTNPATIFADITLSVLSGEWEGDYLIVRFGPINLKSGETFILKNTEVLDYLDKVSLKENNMTHISDLKDTSDFLNLELAEGKYSLNIKIIELENNEEVEKGSKTSNIAIIKPDPIEFIKLPEGDTLYPTIKWSLSRVPWYSETKSILEIEENGKKIFSRTFKHNKPDQNVLDLDIKGYPTGNNIEDGVFTYNITGEDNDPVFKRGKTYTFRVIMKDSGNNEISKTLDENVTFNISYPDMVFPVGEIDNIKPIFEWSFEYDSEVAYYLLKIDGVGNYKVYGSQSFELPKTLEWGKSYKWKVIPYYEDNTPFFDDSEIDWVEFSTPQNNPPEVSILSPSDGDYLLYNEEYTFEGEAIDNDPEDEITKTWWEIDGKTYEGNSITFIPKKRYMDNPLKIKFFAKDKYDHISQTEINVFVKQPKLKITSPANNSKFAAGESVEFKAISQDLDEDIIWYDNGNEIGNGNSFEYAFDETGEHSIEAISGDYSDSITIFIEALPVLKSEETEFETYINESISLTVDYENLNPDEIQWVLNGRTIGNGSALEFASDQPGEYTVIAKYKDLSVEFHIKVKAIPQVRIIAPLENAKIKAGEEITLKSEAKNIEEDIIWYLDDVEIGRGKEIKFTFSNELEGTHILKVESGIASNEITIEIYVERSVTITDPESRLLVIDINKTYSFKAKKENIEEEIQWFINDEVVGSGDTFEYTFTNSGEYIVKAVAGGFSDEVTVKVVGEKYLIIKSPLDGAKFEVGENIKFSVDAKNLIEDIIWYANGEEIGKGNTIEYAFNESGSYEITAKSGDLENSITIEILLPENIKIVSPDDGAEFFVGKEIEFNAEGENLRSNIQWFVNGVLIGSGESITYTFNTAGNYEIKAKTETVESIIKIKILESQTLKIISPKNDDIYKLGETIKLRANTKYETTIEWYANGEYLGEGNEFNFTPEESGKYEIKAIADNIEKTVEIYVYKPIGNLTINGLEKDIFFDDETIELNAVYDYDETIGIKERKWILDGKNISDTDNITLSELKPGLHVVQFKIWDNMNNHAESKVTINVVERLEIEILSPEEDAHFNLNDSIRLKVGLKKGKWNQIKEINWYFNDNKIANGRDALVSNVGEGDIIIRVEVIDILDEVYTKEININISDKPVLEILEPKNNSTFKYGDEIKAVGTVYITTLEGRKKLDTNDITWYVDGDEIENGGVVFIENLKPGEHTIQAEYKDLTSEINIKILEPAKAEILEPDELAFNPGDKLTIKGKGDGILTWYLNENEIGNGSILNLDTQNITSKSKLTLKAIFNDIESEYSITLLPNSKPVINWESPDNEEKFVSNANIPINVKVEDKEDGLLSYELYIDGKKLGENIDSIFAGTLKAGPHTLKIISKDKLGVEVSEARKIIINQKPNPTIISPQNGQEITAGMTLTLEAIVQDDDQINEDKIIWMIDGEQIGSGLKIGYTKILSTGEHFIDLYVEDSMGEYVQLSSDIIVVEKPNIRITQPIDGSVINIGNTLVLQAEAFKGPNLPYEDDKVTWKIDGVITGTGKRLEVNTNSLISGEHAITAMVENVSDTVRIMINTPPNIDITQPLDGSILSTKDLIIFNSSISDLENNVKPENIKWIINGEEKGSGISYNAGNLGVGDYRVTAKITDDNGLSNEKTISIKVISPLKTDITSPENNSGFSQTDIINLSANISGGLEPYNITWTIKQPNTPDKTLNGNNLTLNAFDLNPGKALITFEVKDSLGNVYTETREITIFEKIKVKIVKPENGQVFVKGQENINAVAQLFNEKGKNATVEWLLNDQKVGEGNVLNLDTKDMPNGNYILKVIVKSKKEEDSDSINIAIREKLKVKIISIYDTVKSENEIELKAFALDPLDGEIENIEWNSNLQGTLGTGKEIKIKLIPGSHIITATAKNSKGKTAKDSINILSIGETKMSIESPNDGDIFTGSVEIPFKAKVMDADGSEISPENIIWISSIDGQIGNGTEINKKLSAGKHEITLSAMSKYNGSITKKISIQVLEEAKVEQKLVIDVEDGLLVIQNQPVELSAYKIGVEGDIVWTSDIDGELGTGDTIEAILSTPGEHEITASVGDISKSVKVKVIPYKEKREVIAVVIGLKGVASTKYKDNTNDLKILSPLYNGDTLIIYNETEIKLAFKDGSQKTYTINTNEGTRFEDRREITFNE